A single Coregonus clupeaformis isolate EN_2021a chromosome 39, ASM2061545v1, whole genome shotgun sequence DNA region contains:
- the LOC121554575 gene encoding claudin-15-like yields the protein MDPILEVVSLLLGFIGWLMVGIAIPNRYWKVSTDDGNVITTSTIYENLWMSCATDSTGVHNCREFPSLLALNGYIQASRALMIAAMVFGSIGLLATLVGVQCSKAAGEDMVLKGRIAGVGGVLFFLQGLCTMISVSWYAFNITQDFFDPFYPGIKYEIGEGLYIGWCSALLAIIGGSCLTCACKLGTSEKQPYAYQPRGIVSSGVAPSRSQAATSYGQNAYV from the exons ATGGATCCTATACTGGAGGTTGTTAGCTTGCTGCTTGGGTTCATTGGATGGTTGATGGTGGGGATAGCTATACCGAACCGTTACTGGAAGGTTTCAACGGATGACGGGAACGTCATCACTACCTCCACCATCTATGAGAACCTATGGATGTCCTGTGCCACAGACTCAACTGGTGTCCACAACTGTCGCGAGTTCCCCTCTCTACTCGCCCTGAACG GATACATCCAGGCGTCTCGAGCATTGATGATTGCAGCGATGGTTTTTGGATCTATCGGGCTCCTCGCCACCCTGGTCGGGGTACAGTGTTCTAAAGCGGCCGGAGAGGACATGGTTCTAAAGGGTAGAATAGCTGGCGTTGGTGGCGTGCTTTTCTTTCTTCAAG gCCTGTGCACAATGATCTCAGTGTCTTGGTATGCTTTCAACATCACCCAGGACTTCTTTGATCCATTCTATCCCGGGATAAA GTATGAAATCGGAGAGGGCCTCTACATTGGCTGGTGCTCGGCTCTTCTTGCTATCATTGGAGGGTCGTGTTTGACATGTGCCTGCAAACTGGGCACGTCTGAGAAACA ACCTTATGCATACCAGCCCAGGGGCATAGTGTCCTCTGGAGTTGCACCATCACGGAGTCAGGCTGCCACTTCCTACGGCCAGAACGCCTAtgtctga